Proteins from one Embleya scabrispora genomic window:
- a CDS encoding SDR family NAD(P)-dependent oxidoreductase, which translates to MTDSDTLPTTPSLEDCLAVLGALSDLAPDAPERRAIERALASFNRSGRHRRRAEQRELRTRERTEVTERTALGAVDRVEDVALDDTGLPSCVGVVEMGLRCYICKQPYRRVDGFYHRLCPPCAAENRERRHARTDLSGRLALVTGGRVKVGHELVLKLLRDGAEVIVTSRFPHDTRRRFAAAPDHDLWAHRLRVHPIDLRDLGGLVAWCDRLVAEGRPLDILVNNAAQTIRRPASAYGPLLAAERAALGAGAFVPRFELGAAPGVPVPGYEPGSDPVPVDPAGLIPDRASANSWSQRVDEVDPVELLEVQLVNVTAPFVLVGRLLPLLRSAPAERRYIVNVSAVEGQFGRAYKSAGHPHTNMAKAALNMLTRTSAEELAARGVYMTSVDTGWITDEKPAPDKERVAAAGFRTPLDIVDGAARVYDPIVRGERGQAPYGCFLKDYRVAPW; encoded by the coding sequence ATGACCGACTCGGACACACTGCCCACCACCCCGTCCCTCGAGGATTGCCTCGCCGTGCTCGGCGCGCTGTCCGACCTCGCGCCCGACGCCCCGGAGCGGCGCGCGATCGAGCGGGCTCTGGCCTCCTTCAACCGTTCGGGCCGCCATCGTCGCCGCGCCGAGCAGCGCGAACTGCGCACCCGGGAGCGGACCGAGGTGACCGAGCGGACCGCGCTCGGCGCCGTCGACCGGGTCGAGGACGTCGCCTTGGACGACACCGGGCTGCCCTCCTGCGTCGGCGTGGTCGAGATGGGCCTGCGCTGCTACATCTGCAAGCAGCCCTATCGACGCGTCGACGGCTTCTACCACCGACTGTGCCCGCCGTGCGCCGCAGAGAACCGGGAGCGCCGACACGCGCGCACCGACCTGAGCGGCCGACTGGCCCTGGTCACCGGCGGGCGGGTGAAGGTCGGCCACGAACTGGTGCTCAAACTGCTGCGCGACGGCGCGGAGGTGATCGTCACCTCCCGGTTCCCGCACGACACGCGCCGACGATTCGCCGCCGCGCCCGACCACGACCTCTGGGCGCATCGGCTGCGGGTGCACCCGATCGACCTGCGCGATCTGGGCGGGCTCGTCGCGTGGTGCGACCGCCTGGTGGCCGAGGGGCGCCCCCTGGACATCCTGGTCAACAACGCCGCGCAGACGATCCGTCGACCCGCGTCGGCGTACGGGCCGCTGCTCGCGGCCGAGCGGGCGGCGTTGGGCGCGGGCGCGTTCGTGCCCCGATTCGAACTCGGCGCGGCGCCGGGGGTACCGGTGCCCGGGTACGAGCCGGGGTCGGATCCCGTTCCGGTGGACCCGGCCGGGCTGATCCCGGACCGCGCCTCGGCCAACTCGTGGTCCCAGCGGGTGGACGAGGTGGATCCGGTGGAACTGCTCGAGGTGCAACTCGTCAATGTGACCGCCCCGTTCGTCCTGGTCGGTCGGCTGTTGCCGCTGCTGCGCTCGGCTCCGGCCGAGCGGCGCTACATCGTCAACGTCTCGGCGGTGGAGGGTCAGTTCGGGCGGGCGTACAAGTCGGCCGGGCACCCGCACACCAACATGGCCAAGGCCGCGCTGAACATGCTCACCCGCACCAGCGCCGAGGAACTGGCCGCGCGGGGCGTGTACATGACGAGCGTCGACACGGGGTGGATCACCGACGAGAAGCCGGCCCCGGACAAGGAGCGGGTCGCCGCGGCCGGGTTCCGCACACCCCTGGACATCGTGGACGGCGCGGCCCGGGTGTACGACCCGATCGTGCGCGGGGAGCGGGGGCAGGCGCCCTACGGCTGCTTCCTCAAGGATTATCGGGTCGCGCCCTGGTGA
- a CDS encoding PadR family transcriptional regulator produces the protein MRASILALLTERPMHGYEMIQEIGERTGGVWKPSPGSVYPTLQLLEDEGVIEGVEGSGRKLFTLTDAGREEAAALPEDTKPWDEASQGVDFEAVHDMRSAMHGIGDALRQLMSNGTEAQRAKALEVVTDTRKRLYLILAEAD, from the coding sequence GTGCGGGCCTCGATCCTGGCCCTGCTCACCGAACGGCCGATGCACGGCTACGAGATGATCCAGGAGATCGGCGAACGCACCGGCGGCGTGTGGAAGCCCAGCCCCGGCTCGGTCTACCCGACGCTCCAACTCCTCGAGGACGAGGGCGTGATCGAGGGCGTCGAGGGCAGCGGCCGCAAGCTGTTCACGCTGACCGACGCCGGCCGCGAGGAGGCCGCCGCCCTGCCCGAGGACACCAAGCCGTGGGACGAGGCCAGCCAGGGCGTCGACTTCGAGGCCGTCCACGACATGCGCTCGGCCATGCACGGCATCGGCGACGCACTGCGCCAGTTGATGTCCAACGGCACCGAGGCCCAGCGGGCCAAGGCGCTCGAAGTGGTCACCGACACCCGCAAGCGGCTCTACCTGATCCTGGCCGAAGCCGACTGA